In Paenibacillus sp. FSL R7-0345, a single window of DNA contains:
- a CDS encoding ABC transporter ATP-binding protein, which yields MTLAVLSDVVKRYDQKLTVDHVNFSIEEGEIFGLLGPNGAGKSTTISMICGLLKYDSGEIRIDGISVKEQPIEVKKRIGLVPQDLALYANMTAAENVRFFGKLYGLRGSLLKERTEEALAFTGLSDRSKEKPSTFSGGMKRRLNIACAIMHRPKLIIMDEPTVGIDPQSRNHILESVKALNRLGSTIIYTSHYMEEVAAICDRVAIMDKGHIIACGTEKELRDRVAHEEKIVIKATHITPGLISELGRHPRINRVEVVEDTVELYLPSSQSELQDILFIFSRHEGSIVSLHIEEPDLETLFLSLTGRTLRD from the coding sequence ATGACTCTTGCAGTGCTGAGTGATGTTGTTAAACGGTATGACCAGAAGCTTACGGTCGATCATGTGAATTTCAGTATTGAAGAAGGCGAAATCTTCGGGCTGCTGGGACCAAACGGAGCGGGGAAAAGCACGACCATCAGCATGATCTGCGGCCTGCTTAAATATGATTCCGGTGAGATCCGGATCGACGGGATATCCGTGAAGGAGCAGCCGATTGAGGTTAAAAAGCGGATTGGCCTCGTTCCCCAGGATCTGGCGCTTTATGCCAACATGACCGCGGCGGAGAATGTACGGTTCTTCGGCAAGCTGTACGGGCTGCGGGGCAGCCTGCTGAAGGAACGGACAGAGGAGGCGCTTGCTTTTACCGGACTCAGCGACCGGTCTAAAGAGAAGCCGTCTACGTTCTCGGGAGGAATGAAGCGGCGTCTGAATATCGCTTGTGCGATCATGCACCGCCCGAAGCTGATTATTATGGATGAGCCGACCGTCGGCATTGACCCGCAGTCGCGCAATCATATTCTGGAGTCGGTCAAGGCGCTGAACAGGCTCGGTTCGACGATTATTTACACCAGCCACTATATGGAGGAGGTTGCAGCGATCTGCGACCGGGTAGCCATTATGGATAAAGGGCATATCATTGCCTGCGGTACCGAGAAGGAGCTGCGCGACCGGGTCGCCCATGAAGAAAAAATCGTCATAAAAGCAACCCATATTACACCAGGCCTGATCAGCGAGCTGGGCAGACATCCGCGGATTAACCGGGTGGAGGTTGTAGAGGATACTGTTGAGCTGTATCTGCCGTCCTCACAGAGTGAGCTGCAGGATATTTTATTTATATTTTCCAGGCATGAAGGAAGCATTGTTTCCCTGCATATCGAAGAGCCGGATCTGGAGACGCTGTTTCTTAGCCTGACCGGACGGACCCTGCGGGACTGA